A single region of the Deferrivibrio essentukiensis genome encodes:
- a CDS encoding Nif3-like dinuclear metal center hexameric protein, producing MSVDIINILNFFEKSFSDITRQYEWDNSNRQIIVDYGKVKKVALALDPTKQVIKKAIDKGCELLITHHPLFFGKINSITKGNLLSDKIIVAIQNKLNIASYHTNLDLADFSLNDYLAEKLDAQVIDGFIKEGSEKYYKFVVYTPVGYENKIIEAFDLSGAGQIGNYKKCTFSTIGTGTFEPGNNTKPFIGEHGVFEEVKEARIETIVPEKNLSRLVKNVINAHPYEEVAYDIYPIEISKTYSLGRICKLNTKTDLKSFISHISQKLGCAIKYNFLDDNLIFDEFAVVTGSGASLWKHCKQKGIKVFLTGDLKHHDALDAKEEGVVILDAGHYSTEKIFMEYIQKVLETKFGIEVITIDEEESIKIWR from the coding sequence ATGTCAGTTGATATTATAAATATATTAAATTTCTTTGAAAAAAGTTTCTCGGATATTACAAGGCAATACGAATGGGATAACAGTAATCGACAGATTATTGTTGATTACGGCAAGGTCAAAAAAGTTGCTTTGGCTTTAGACCCTACTAAACAGGTAATTAAAAAAGCAATAGATAAGGGGTGTGAGTTGCTTATAACTCATCACCCCCTTTTTTTTGGCAAAATCAACTCGATAACAAAAGGTAACTTACTTTCCGACAAAATAATTGTTGCCATTCAAAACAAGCTTAATATAGCCTCATACCATACAAACCTCGACTTGGCTGATTTCAGTCTAAACGATTATCTTGCAGAAAAGTTAGACGCGCAAGTGATAGATGGGTTTATAAAAGAAGGGAGCGAAAAATACTATAAATTTGTCGTTTATACTCCTGTAGGCTACGAAAATAAAATAATCGAAGCATTTGACTTATCAGGTGCAGGGCAAATAGGAAACTATAAAAAATGTACATTTTCAACAATCGGCACTGGGACATTTGAGCCGGGTAATAATACAAAGCCTTTTATAGGGGAGCACGGTGTTTTTGAAGAGGTAAAGGAAGCACGAATTGAAACAATAGTCCCTGAAAAAAACTTAAGCAGACTTGTCAAAAACGTTATCAATGCCCACCCTTACGAAGAGGTTGCATATGATATTTATCCTATAGAAATCAGTAAAACTTATAGTCTCGGAAGGATCTGTAAACTCAACACAAAAACTGACTTAAAGAGCTTTATCAGTCACATTTCGCAAAAGTTGGGATGTGCAATTAAATACAATTTTTTAGATGATAATTTAATTTTTGATGAATTTGCCGTTGTAACAGGTAGCGGAGCATCACTTTGGAAACATTGCAAACAAAAAGGTATAAAGGTATTTTTGACAGGAGATTTAAAGCACCATGATGCACTCGACGCAAAGGAGGAAGGGGTTGTAATACTTGATGCAGGGCACTATTCTACTGAAAAAATATTTATGGAATACATACAAAAGGTATTAGAAACGAAATTTGGAATAGAAGTTATAACAATCGATGAAGAAGAAAGCATAAAAATTTGGAGGTAG
- a CDS encoding zinc ribbon domain-containing protein, translating to MLQELENLRILQKIDNQINDIEVFLSVVPKSILDLQKAFEEKSSQFEEINNQMVSSKEEKLMSEKEYEEKKNLLSNAQKKLSTVKNNKEYEAVLKELDTLKKEINNLEYKILELSDNLEKYTKQTEELKAEISKIEEELNKLKTEKDEANKDKINELSRLKEERAEAAGNIKKQLLSKYETIRKVRNNLAIVRVENETCTGCYMKVPPQLFVEVKKNINIQQCPNCQRFLYFIEESE from the coding sequence ATGCTGCAAGAGCTTGAAAATCTAAGAATACTGCAAAAGATTGACAATCAAATCAACGATATAGAGGTATTTTTATCCGTAGTACCTAAATCAATCCTTGATTTACAAAAGGCATTTGAAGAAAAAAGTAGCCAATTTGAAGAAATCAATAATCAGATGGTTTCTTCAAAAGAGGAAAAATTAATGTCTGAAAAGGAGTATGAAGAGAAAAAGAATCTTCTCTCAAATGCTCAAAAAAAACTATCAACTGTAAAAAATAATAAGGAATATGAAGCTGTATTAAAAGAGCTTGATACTCTTAAAAAAGAAATAAATAATCTTGAATATAAAATATTAGAACTATCTGATAACCTTGAAAAATATACAAAGCAAACAGAAGAGTTAAAAGCAGAGATATCAAAAATAGAAGAAGAGCTTAATAAATTAAAAACTGAAAAGGATGAAGCAAATAAAGACAAAATAAATGAGCTCAGCAGACTAAAGGAAGAGAGAGCTGAAGCTGCAGGGAATATAAAAAAACAGCTCCTTTCAAAGTATGAAACTATCAGAAAAGTTAGAAATAATCTTGCAATTGTCCGTGTGGAAAATGAAACATGTACGGGTTGTTATATGAAAGTACCACCTCAGCTTTTCGTTGAAGTAAAGAAAAACATTAATATTCAGCAGTGTCCTAACTGTCAGAGATTTTTATACTTTATTGAAGAAAGCGAATAA
- a CDS encoding ribonuclease HI family protein, which produces MKYKIFSDGASSGNPGPAGCGYVIYDENNNIVADESKSLGIATNNVAEYSGLLYAIQKVLTLNPDSIEIYLDSELIVKQIKGEYKVKNLILKEYYDEINNLLKNLKYEIKHIPREMNKYADKLAKKACEENI; this is translated from the coding sequence GTGAAGTACAAAATTTTTTCTGACGGTGCATCAAGTGGTAATCCTGGTCCTGCAGGATGTGGGTATGTTATTTATGACGAAAATAACAATATAGTTGCAGACGAGTCAAAATCACTTGGTATAGCCACTAATAATGTCGCCGAATATTCCGGACTTTTATACGCCATTCAAAAGGTTTTGACATTAAACCCTGACTCAATTGAAATTTACCTTGACTCTGAGCTTATTGTTAAGCAAATTAAAGGGGAATATAAAGTTAAGAACCTTATACTAAAAGAGTATTACGACGAGATAAATAATTTGCTGAAAAATCTTAAATATGAAATAAAGCATATCCCGAGGGAAATGAATAAATATGCTGACAAACTTGCAAAAAAGGCTTGTGAGGAAAATATTTAA